The following coding sequences are from one Rubinisphaera margarita window:
- a CDS encoding aldehyde dehydrogenase family protein has translation MSTTLEAPSASSATEQFLKQQHKLLINGDWVEAASGKRFDVINPASEDVIATVAEGDSEDVQRAVAAARKAFDTGPWSRTTPSERGKLLWKLGDLLEQHMEEFAEIEALDNGKPKAAALGGDVTLAIDMFRYMAGWATKIEGNTMSLSVPYMPGEEFHSYTLQEPVGVVGQIIPWNFPLLMAAWKLAPALAAGCTIVLKVAEETPMSAIRLGQLIQEVGFPPGVVNIITGYGETAGAALSAHPDVDKIAFTGSTEVGKLIVKAAGETNLKKITLELGGKSPNIILPDADIEQAIPGAANAIFFNHGQCCCAGSRLFVHKKQFDRVVEGISEAASQIRVGPGMHPDTDMGPMVSQIQHNRVCGYLESGLEEGARAVVGGKKTGDRGYFIEPTVLVDTQKDMKVIREEIFGPVVAAVPFDDLDELVDSANDTQYGLAAAVWTRDISLGHKIARRLKAGTVWVNCYNVFDSSLPFGGYKQSGWGREMGYEAIRNYTQTKAVTVHL, from the coding sequence ATGTCCACTACACTGGAAGCTCCCAGCGCCAGTTCGGCCACCGAGCAGTTCCTCAAACAACAACACAAACTTCTCATCAACGGGGACTGGGTTGAAGCCGCTTCCGGCAAGCGGTTCGACGTGATCAACCCGGCCAGCGAAGATGTCATCGCCACTGTCGCTGAGGGCGACAGCGAAGACGTTCAACGCGCCGTGGCGGCTGCCCGCAAGGCCTTTGACACCGGCCCCTGGTCACGCACCACGCCGTCGGAACGTGGCAAACTGCTGTGGAAGCTTGGCGATCTGCTGGAACAGCACATGGAAGAGTTCGCCGAGATCGAAGCACTCGATAACGGCAAACCGAAAGCCGCCGCTCTTGGTGGCGATGTCACCCTGGCCATCGACATGTTCCGCTATATGGCCGGCTGGGCGACAAAGATCGAGGGGAACACCATGTCCCTGTCGGTTCCCTATATGCCGGGAGAAGAGTTCCATTCATACACGCTGCAGGAACCGGTCGGCGTCGTCGGACAGATCATTCCCTGGAACTTCCCGCTGCTCATGGCGGCCTGGAAGCTCGCTCCCGCTCTCGCGGCCGGCTGCACGATTGTCCTGAAAGTGGCCGAAGAAACGCCCATGTCCGCGATTCGTCTCGGACAGCTGATTCAGGAAGTCGGCTTCCCGCCGGGCGTTGTGAATATCATCACCGGTTACGGCGAAACCGCCGGAGCTGCTCTGTCCGCTCATCCCGATGTCGACAAGATCGCCTTCACCGGGTCCACTGAAGTGGGCAAACTGATCGTCAAAGCAGCTGGCGAAACGAATCTGAAGAAGATCACGCTCGAACTCGGCGGCAAAAGCCCGAACATTATTCTGCCGGACGCCGACATCGAACAGGCGATCCCGGGGGCTGCCAACGCCATCTTCTTCAACCATGGTCAGTGCTGCTGTGCCGGCTCGCGTCTGTTTGTGCACAAGAAGCAGTTTGACCGCGTCGTCGAAGGCATCTCAGAAGCCGCTTCGCAGATCCGCGTTGGCCCGGGGATGCACCCGGACACCGACATGGGACCGATGGTTTCGCAGATTCAGCACAATCGCGTCTGCGGCTATCTCGAGTCCGGTCTCGAAGAAGGAGCCCGGGCCGTGGTTGGCGGTAAGAAGACCGGCGATCGCGGGTACTTCATTGAGCCGACTGTGCTCGTCGATACGCAGAAAGACATGAAGGTCATCCGCGAGGAGATCTTCGGCCCGGTCGTCGCCGCGGTTCCGTTCGACGATCTCGATGAGCTCGTCGACTCGGCCAACGATACGCAGTACGGACTGGCCGCCGCCGTCTGGACTCGCGATATCAGTCTGGGCCACAAGATCGCCCGCCGCCTCAAAGCCGGCACCGTGTGGGTGAACTGCTACAACGTCTTCGATTCCTCGCTTCCGTTCGGCGGCTACAAGCAGTCGGGCTGGGGCCGCGAAATGGGCTACGAAGCAATCCGCAACTACACCCAGACCAAAGCTGTGACCGTCCACCTGTAA
- a CDS encoding NAD(P)/FAD-dependent oxidoreductase, with protein MIQIAPSTQCPYMNTPVQDQYDVLVLGGGPGGATCAALLAEGGKRVLLLERGLTPRFHVGESLLPKCYPTLQRLGLLETMKQSAFPKKYSVQFVTEMGKVTRPFYFDDYIPHESSQTWQVERGDFDALLLGKAAEFGADVRTNAQVMDVLFEGKRAVGAKVRLKNADAGDDVREIRADLVVDASGQSAVIATRLGVKKSDPLLKKGTIWGYFENAVRDEGRDEGATLIMQTAGKSSWFWYIPLSNNIVSVGCTGSMKYMFSGDGSTPADVFQRELAKCPEMQRRLEPATQYGEFKTTKDFSYRAQQTVGEGWVLIGDAFGFIDPVYSSGVLLAMASAEMAADAILDGYQKNDLSPEQLGRWNDNYTAGLENFKRLVYAFYAPDFSFAEFFKEYPDYRNHMIDILMGDVFKPGVDEIFDKMGDVVPPSDIEAESETVIA; from the coding sequence ATGATTCAAATTGCTCCCAGTACTCAATGTCCCTATATGAATACGCCGGTTCAGGATCAGTACGATGTGCTGGTCCTCGGCGGTGGTCCCGGCGGCGCGACTTGTGCGGCTCTGCTGGCCGAAGGAGGCAAACGGGTCCTGTTGCTCGAGCGGGGGCTGACGCCGCGCTTTCATGTCGGCGAGTCGCTGTTACCGAAGTGCTATCCCACGCTGCAGAGGCTTGGTCTGCTGGAAACGATGAAGCAATCGGCCTTTCCGAAGAAGTACAGCGTGCAGTTCGTGACCGAAATGGGCAAAGTCACCAGGCCGTTCTACTTCGACGACTATATTCCGCACGAATCGTCTCAGACCTGGCAGGTGGAACGAGGCGACTTCGACGCTCTGCTGCTCGGCAAGGCCGCCGAGTTTGGAGCCGATGTTCGAACCAATGCCCAGGTGATGGATGTGCTGTTCGAAGGGAAACGCGCAGTCGGAGCGAAAGTCAGACTCAAGAACGCCGATGCGGGCGATGACGTCCGCGAGATTCGAGCCGATCTCGTTGTCGACGCCTCGGGGCAGTCGGCCGTGATCGCAACGCGGCTGGGCGTGAAAAAATCCGATCCTCTGCTTAAGAAGGGGACCATCTGGGGCTACTTCGAGAACGCGGTTCGCGACGAAGGCCGCGATGAGGGAGCCACGCTCATCATGCAGACGGCCGGGAAGAGTTCCTGGTTCTGGTACATTCCCCTGTCGAACAACATTGTCAGCGTCGGCTGCACCGGCAGCATGAAATATATGTTCTCCGGAGACGGCTCCACTCCCGCGGACGTCTTCCAGCGTGAACTTGCCAAGTGCCCCGAAATGCAGCGTCGACTCGAGCCGGCGACGCAGTACGGGGAGTTCAAAACGACGAAGGATTTCTCGTATCGAGCCCAGCAGACCGTTGGCGAAGGCTGGGTCCTTATCGGCGACGCCTTCGGGTTTATCGATCCGGTTTATTCCTCGGGCGTGCTGCTGGCGATGGCCTCGGCGGAAATGGCGGCCGATGCGATTCTGGACGGATATCAGAAGAACGACCTGTCGCCGGAGCAACTCGGCCGCTGGAATGACAATTACACGGCCGGTCTGGAGAACTTCAAGCGGCTCGTGTACGCATTCTATGCCCCTGATTTCAGCTTCGCCGAGTTCTTCAAAGAATACCCGGACTACCGCAACCACATGATCGACATTCTCATGGGCGACGTCTTCAAGCCGGGCGTCGACGAGATCTTCGACAAGATGGGCGACGTCGTTCCGCCTTCGGATATTGAAGCAGAATCGGAAACGGTGATCGCGTAA
- a CDS encoding FAD-dependent oxidoreductase, translated as MSDIKSIHHSYWQQANIPDWVPLEQRYPTLDEDLSVDVAIIGGGITGLSTALELLARGMKVAVLEASVIGAGTTGGSSGHVDADPEMGPHALLKRLGTDKAQQYIGLRQTAIRSIESRSGGQAHFKRVPAYYYSEYAEDRDEMRSEFEAAARIGLDVEWLEQSLPLPYAACGYRMENFGRMHCLGYLKRLAEIVTEAGGKIFEGTFIKPSFDSNDRTLRADSGSVAFNQLVTAVHFNMTPPLRIDAQIPPHQSYVIAARVSNPPEDALYWDNGSPYFYTRHASDDDPGVLLIGGCDHHTGDGDPLKAMQKLEDYVYRRYQVENIISRWSAELFEPVDGLPIIGKVPGHDYIWIATGLSGVGLTWGTAAGWLIADQIQGRRTPLQDELSPARFGLNGLKNLATEHVAAARSYSERILPADEIDPDSLYPGEGKVGKVDGEFVAICRDRQGCEHRSSPICTHKGGVVHWNAAEQTWDCPVHGGRFNACGKRLYGPPSTDLEQKNPAGSAQ; from the coding sequence ATGAGCGACATCAAAAGCATCCATCATTCCTACTGGCAGCAGGCAAATATTCCCGACTGGGTTCCACTGGAGCAGAGATATCCGACGCTCGACGAGGATCTTTCGGTCGATGTGGCGATTATCGGGGGTGGCATTACGGGGCTGTCGACCGCTCTGGAATTGCTCGCCCGGGGCATGAAAGTGGCCGTTCTTGAGGCTTCAGTCATTGGAGCCGGGACGACGGGAGGCAGCAGCGGACATGTCGATGCCGATCCGGAAATGGGTCCGCATGCCCTTCTCAAGCGACTCGGTACCGATAAGGCACAGCAATACATCGGTCTGCGGCAGACTGCGATTCGCTCCATCGAATCCCGTAGTGGCGGCCAGGCGCACTTCAAGCGTGTGCCCGCTTATTACTATTCGGAGTACGCCGAAGACCGGGACGAGATGCGGAGTGAGTTCGAAGCCGCCGCCCGGATTGGTCTGGATGTCGAATGGCTGGAACAGTCTCTTCCGCTCCCCTATGCCGCCTGCGGGTATCGCATGGAGAACTTCGGTCGCATGCACTGCCTTGGCTACCTGAAACGTCTCGCCGAGATCGTGACGGAAGCAGGCGGAAAAATCTTTGAAGGAACGTTCATCAAACCCTCGTTCGATTCCAATGATCGTACGCTGCGGGCCGATTCAGGATCGGTCGCGTTCAATCAGCTGGTTACCGCGGTGCATTTCAACATGACGCCGCCACTGCGGATCGATGCCCAGATCCCGCCGCATCAGAGTTACGTGATCGCGGCTCGTGTCAGTAATCCCCCGGAAGATGCCCTCTACTGGGATAATGGATCACCCTATTTCTACACGCGACACGCCTCCGACGATGATCCCGGCGTTCTGTTGATCGGGGGCTGCGATCACCATACCGGGGACGGCGACCCGCTGAAGGCGATGCAGAAACTGGAAGACTATGTTTACCGGCGATACCAGGTCGAGAACATCATCTCGCGGTGGAGTGCCGAGCTGTTCGAGCCCGTCGATGGGTTGCCGATTATCGGAAAAGTCCCTGGCCACGATTACATCTGGATCGCCACGGGGCTTAGTGGGGTCGGACTGACCTGGGGGACCGCTGCCGGATGGCTGATTGCCGACCAGATTCAGGGACGCCGCACACCGCTGCAGGACGAACTCTCGCCCGCTCGGTTCGGTCTGAATGGCCTCAAGAACCTGGCGACAGAGCACGTGGCGGCCGCGCGAAGTTATTCAGAACGCATCCTGCCCGCCGACGAAATCGATCCTGATTCGCTTTACCCCGGCGAGGGTAAGGTCGGCAAGGTCGATGGCGAGTTCGTGGCGATCTGCCGCGACCGGCAGGGCTGCGAACATCGTTCCAGTCCCATCTGTACCCATAAGGGAGGCGTCGTCCACTGGAACGCAGCCGAACAGACCTGGGACTGCCCGGTTCACGGCGGACGCTTCAACGCCTGTGGGAAACGCCTCTATGGGCCGCCGTCGACAGATCTGGAACAGAAGAATCCAGCAGGGTCGGCACAGTAG
- a CDS encoding sulfatase family protein: MVLSRLWMLVAALFLAGMADLNAAEKPENRPNVVLLMCDDLGYGDLTCFNAESPIKTPHICEMAAAGLKFTRFYAAAPVCSPTRGSCLTGRHPHRYGIYYANTGHMLPGEITLPELLRDAGYTTGHFGKWHLGTLTTEVPDANRGGPKNPQLFAPPQEHGYDVCFVTESKVPTYDPMIAPKRANKTSWDPLQKGDPTVAYGTRYWNEKGEEVTDNLSGDDSRVMMDRAIPFIQAAVENERPFLATIWFHAPHLPVVADRKYGEIYPGLKNHPRNYYGCISAVDEQVGRLRQKLREFGVAENTMVWFCSDNGPEGNDRSPGLAGGLKGRKRSLYEGGIRVPGILEWPAVVQSGTETDVPAVTSDYLPTILDVLGLTLPEDRPYDGISLLPVIRGEVAARGVPIGFQSKNQIALTGDHYKLYSGNSGKTWELYDLIQDPGEQQDLAAEEPEIVQRMQEAALKWVASCEKE; encoded by the coding sequence ATGGTCCTGTCCCGATTGTGGATGCTTGTCGCTGCGCTTTTTCTCGCCGGAATGGCCGATCTGAACGCAGCCGAGAAGCCGGAAAATCGACCGAATGTCGTCCTGCTGATGTGCGACGATCTCGGCTATGGAGATCTGACCTGCTTCAATGCCGAATCTCCGATCAAAACCCCGCACATTTGCGAGATGGCGGCTGCCGGACTGAAGTTCACCCGCTTCTACGCGGCGGCTCCGGTTTGCAGTCCGACGCGAGGATCCTGCCTCACCGGGCGACATCCTCATCGTTATGGCATCTATTACGCCAACACCGGCCACATGCTGCCCGGGGAGATTACGCTGCCGGAACTTCTCCGGGACGCCGGCTACACGACCGGTCACTTCGGCAAATGGCATCTGGGAACGCTGACGACGGAAGTTCCGGACGCCAATCGGGGCGGGCCGAAGAATCCGCAGCTTTTCGCCCCGCCGCAGGAGCACGGCTACGACGTCTGCTTCGTGACCGAATCGAAGGTGCCTACGTACGATCCGATGATCGCACCCAAACGGGCCAACAAAACCAGCTGGGACCCCCTGCAGAAAGGGGACCCGACGGTCGCCTACGGAACCCGCTACTGGAATGAGAAGGGAGAGGAAGTCACCGACAATCTCTCCGGCGATGATTCTCGCGTCATGATGGACCGGGCCATCCCTTTCATTCAGGCAGCCGTGGAGAATGAACGGCCATTTCTGGCGACGATCTGGTTTCACGCTCCCCATCTTCCTGTGGTGGCTGACCGGAAGTATGGCGAGATCTATCCGGGGCTGAAGAATCATCCGCGGAACTATTATGGCTGCATCAGTGCGGTTGATGAGCAGGTCGGACGATTGCGGCAGAAGCTGCGTGAATTCGGTGTCGCGGAGAACACGATGGTCTGGTTCTGCTCCGACAACGGCCCGGAAGGAAACGACAGATCCCCGGGACTGGCGGGTGGGCTGAAGGGGCGGAAGCGATCGCTGTATGAAGGCGGGATTCGTGTTCCGGGGATCCTGGAATGGCCCGCCGTGGTGCAGTCCGGAACAGAAACCGATGTTCCGGCGGTGACCAGTGACTATCTGCCGACGATTCTGGACGTGCTCGGCCTCACACTGCCGGAGGATCGCCCGTACGACGGCATCTCTCTGCTGCCGGTCATTCGCGGCGAGGTGGCGGCGCGGGGCGTGCCGATCGGCTTTCAGTCGAAAAACCAGATCGCACTGACAGGCGATCACTACAAGCTCTACTCAGGCAATTCCGGGAAGACGTGGGAATTGTACGATCTGATCCAGGACCCGGGCGAGCAGCAGGACCTGGCCGCCGAGGAACCGGAAATTGTCCAACGAATGCAAGAGGCGGCCCTCAAATGGGTTGCGTCATGTGAGAAGGAATAG
- a CDS encoding 3-hydroxyacyl-ACP dehydratase FabZ family protein, with protein sequence MPPRPLFDIEQFDYSNPLYTLDEIRKVNPQRHEMEQLTAVVHVDEENDSVVGFKDVTENEFWCTGHMPGFPLMPGVVLCECAAQLAGFYARKYDLLGGDYLGFGGMDDVRFRAPVYPNSRLILAAVTRNVRFRKRAEFEFQGFVNGQMVFSGHMIGVSINRGTGL encoded by the coding sequence ATGCCGCCTCGTCCTCTCTTCGACATCGAACAATTCGACTACAGCAACCCGCTGTATACTCTGGACGAAATCCGTAAGGTCAACCCTCAGCGGCACGAGATGGAGCAGCTGACGGCGGTCGTCCACGTGGATGAGGAGAACGACAGCGTCGTCGGCTTCAAAGACGTGACCGAGAACGAGTTCTGGTGCACCGGACACATGCCGGGGTTCCCGCTCATGCCGGGCGTTGTTCTCTGTGAATGTGCGGCTCAGCTGGCCGGCTTCTATGCCCGGAAATACGATCTGCTGGGCGGAGATTATCTCGGCTTCGGGGGGATGGATGACGTCCGCTTCCGGGCTCCAGTTTACCCCAACTCTCGGCTCATTCTCGCCGCTGTGACGCGAAACGTTCGTTTCCGCAAGCGGGCGGAATTCGAGTTCCAGGGGTTCGTCAACGGCCAGATGGTCTTCAGCGGCCATATGATCGGCGTATCGATCAATCGCGGAACCGGTCTGTAG
- a CDS encoding leucine-rich repeat domain-containing protein: protein MLRSAAPASLLVLALLLLTPGCDSAPNEQSDSASPSEPAPMPVAKAIDGTPEISIATLRKRLGANSQAEFQKAGGRIIAANLARSGVTDLEPLKGLPLKYLDLTLLSIDDLSPLAGMPLEELFLEGTQVTDLSPLKGMPLRVLRLEHTPVKDISPLAGMELNRLGLFDTQVEDISVVKDMPLETLWLTETPVKDISVLKGKVIVSLDIEKTSISDLSPLTGNQELKRLNIAHSEVTDLRPLGGLRLERLIFTPEKIQQGMDVARTMLSLREIGRSFETMMEPAQFWATEMSSSPPAPESTSTPVPEGTSAGE from the coding sequence ATGCTGCGTTCCGCCGCTCCCGCATCTCTTCTTGTTCTCGCCCTTCTGTTGCTCACGCCCGGTTGCGACTCGGCTCCGAATGAGCAATCCGATTCGGCATCGCCTTCAGAACCGGCTCCGATGCCGGTGGCCAAAGCGATCGACGGAACCCCAGAGATCTCTATCGCCACGCTGCGGAAGCGGCTCGGTGCGAATTCTCAGGCAGAGTTTCAGAAGGCTGGCGGCCGCATCATCGCCGCGAACCTGGCTCGCTCCGGCGTGACCGATCTGGAACCGCTCAAAGGACTTCCGTTGAAGTACCTCGACCTCACCCTGCTGTCGATCGACGATCTTTCACCCCTCGCAGGGATGCCGCTGGAAGAACTGTTTCTGGAAGGGACACAGGTCACCGATCTGTCGCCGCTGAAAGGGATGCCGCTGCGGGTGTTGCGACTGGAACACACGCCAGTAAAGGACATTTCTCCACTGGCCGGCATGGAGCTCAATCGACTCGGCCTGTTTGATACCCAGGTGGAAGACATTTCGGTCGTCAAGGACATGCCGCTGGAGACGTTATGGCTGACCGAGACCCCCGTTAAGGACATTTCCGTCCTCAAGGGGAAGGTGATCGTGAGTCTCGATATCGAAAAGACATCCATTTCGGATCTGTCACCGCTGACGGGCAATCAGGAACTCAAGCGGCTCAACATCGCACACTCAGAGGTCACCGATCTGCGTCCGCTCGGAGGACTCCGTCTGGAACGTCTGATCTTCACACCGGAGAAAATCCAGCAGGGCATGGACGTCGCCCGCACGATGCTTTCACTCCGCGAGATCGGTCGCTCGTTCGAAACCATGATGGAACCTGCCCAGTTCTGGGCCACGGAAATGTCGAGTAGTCCTCCTGCTCCCGAGTCGACCTCAACTCCGGTTCCTGAGGGGACATCCGCTGGGGAGTGA
- a CDS encoding tetratricopeptide repeat protein: MLDSTPDDNVGYLLGTLLLQKGDAAQAVEHLQPIVERHPEIADLHNNLGVAYQSLGKRQEAVKAFQGALKANQDYPQAWQNLGKLLWEMNYRREAEKCYREAVRLLPDDLQCRQDWMQSLVSTEQWNEAAREIGQLLETGTLSAETQIEWKTQLAYVAAQQHDYVQAITLSEDVLACQPDNMALLSNLSFLYEHVGRIEDAIRAAEQAHQQAPKSAEILNNLGIAQRSAHRCDEAIDSFSKAIALNPELTLAAFNRGSTLLLTERYQEGWTDYENRLRLIPQQDDLQQLPLWDGEPIPGKKLLIACDQGYGDILMFARFLPLIRERSEAVTIFRVPAEMLRLFNGSRVNGLPLADRFLSEDDPLPQADFQFPLMSSGARFSLSIDEIGMAAPYLQAPASMSQPAGNAGQSTGADRKIGLCWRGNAAQAQDHVRSLALETLLPLAEISGVEWVSLQIDATGDELSGWPASMQTSSPPLTNFAETAALLDQLDLIITVDTAVAHLAGAMGRPTWALLPWLPDWRWHLNRSDSPWYPSMRLYRQPAWGDWSRVIADLRNDLTSTS, translated from the coding sequence ATGCTGGACTCCACACCCGATGATAACGTCGGCTATCTGCTCGGCACCCTGCTCCTGCAGAAGGGAGATGCCGCCCAGGCGGTCGAGCATCTCCAGCCGATTGTCGAGCGTCACCCGGAGATTGCCGATCTGCACAACAATCTCGGCGTCGCCTACCAGTCGCTCGGCAAGCGGCAGGAAGCTGTCAAGGCCTTTCAAGGGGCGTTGAAGGCCAATCAGGATTATCCCCAGGCGTGGCAGAACCTCGGGAAGCTGCTGTGGGAAATGAACTATCGCCGCGAAGCTGAAAAGTGCTATCGCGAAGCGGTCCGTCTGCTGCCCGATGATCTGCAGTGTCGCCAGGACTGGATGCAGTCCCTCGTTTCGACCGAACAGTGGAACGAAGCCGCACGGGAGATCGGCCAGCTGCTCGAAACGGGCACGCTCTCCGCAGAAACTCAGATTGAGTGGAAAACCCAGCTCGCCTACGTGGCGGCTCAGCAGCACGATTATGTCCAGGCGATCACGCTCAGCGAGGACGTGCTTGCCTGCCAGCCGGACAACATGGCGCTTCTCTCGAACCTGTCGTTTCTGTACGAACACGTCGGGCGTATCGAGGATGCGATTCGAGCAGCCGAGCAGGCGCATCAGCAGGCCCCGAAGTCAGCCGAGATCCTTAACAATCTTGGGATCGCTCAGCGAAGCGCACACCGGTGTGACGAAGCCATCGACTCGTTCAGCAAGGCGATTGCGTTGAATCCTGAACTGACGCTCGCGGCGTTCAATCGGGGGAGTACACTCCTGTTGACCGAGCGGTATCAGGAGGGCTGGACGGACTACGAGAATCGCCTGCGACTGATCCCTCAGCAGGACGATCTGCAGCAGTTGCCGCTCTGGGATGGCGAGCCGATTCCCGGGAAAAAACTGCTCATTGCCTGCGATCAGGGTTACGGCGACATCCTGATGTTCGCCCGCTTTCTGCCGCTGATTCGCGAGCGGTCCGAAGCCGTGACCATTTTCCGTGTTCCCGCCGAAATGCTGCGTCTGTTCAATGGCTCCCGCGTGAACGGCCTCCCGCTTGCGGACCGGTTTCTTTCGGAAGACGATCCGCTGCCGCAAGCCGATTTCCAGTTCCCGCTGATGAGCAGTGGAGCCCGATTCTCCTTAAGCATCGATGAGATCGGGATGGCTGCCCCCTATCTGCAGGCCCCGGCTTCGATGAGTCAACCTGCTGGCAATGCCGGGCAGTCGACGGGAGCCGATCGGAAAATTGGTCTCTGCTGGCGCGGCAACGCGGCTCAGGCGCAGGATCATGTTCGCTCGCTGGCATTGGAGACGTTGCTTCCGCTGGCCGAAATCAGCGGCGTGGAATGGGTGAGCTTGCAGATTGACGCGACGGGTGACGAACTCTCCGGCTGGCCGGCGTCCATGCAAACTTCATCGCCTCCGCTAACGAACTTCGCCGAGACTGCTGCCCTGCTCGACCAGCTGGATCTCATCATCACCGTCGACACCGCGGTCGCTCATCTGGCCGGAGCCATGGGGCGACCGACCTGGGCATTGCTGCCCTGGCTTCCCGACTGGCGGTGGCACCTCAACCGGAGTGACTCGCCCTGGTACCCTTCAATGCGATTGTATCGTCAGCCGGCCTGGGGCGACTGGTCACGCGTGATTGCTGACCTGCGGAACGATCTGACGTCCACGTCGTAG